The nucleotide sequence CTTTCCGAACGCGAAGTCACAAGCACTCTGAACATGCTCCGCAACGAGCATCTTGACGTGCGCACCGTCACCCTGGGCGTGAGCCTGTTTGATTGCGTGAGCCACGATCTTGACCTCTTCACCGCCAACGTGCGGGCCAAACTGCGCCGCTACGCCTCACAGCTTGTGGCCGTCTGCGACGAGGTGGGCGACAAGTACGGCATCCCCGTGGTGAACAAGCGCATCAGCGTCAGCCCCATCGCCGTGGTGGCTGCGCCCTTTGGCCCTGACGGCATGGTGCGCGTGTGCAAGGCTCTGGACGAAGCCGCCAAGGAAGCGGGCGTGGATTTTCTGGGCGGGTTCACCGCTCTGGTGGAAAAAGGCTTTGCCAAGGGCGACCGTGCCCTCATTGAAGCCCTGCCCGAAGCCCTTTCGCAGACGGACCGCATCTGTTCGTCCATCAACGTGGCCTCCTCGCGCAGCGGCATCAATATGGACGCCGTGGCCCTTATGGGGCGGCAGATCCTCAAGGTGGCCGAAGCCACGGCGGATCGCGGCGGCATTGGCTGCGCCAAGCTTGTGGTCTTTGCCAACATTCCGCAGGACGTGCCCTTTATGGCTGGCGCGTATCTTGGCGTTGGCGAGCCCGATGTGGTCATCAACGTGGGCGTTTCCGGCCCCGGCGTGGTGAAAAAGGCTCTGGATCGCGCCCGCGAGGCGGGCCATAACGGCAAGGGCGGCCCCCTCACCCTG is from Desulfovibrio sp. and encodes:
- a CDS encoding PFL family protein; this encodes MLSEREVTSTLNMLRNEHLDVRTVTLGVSLFDCVSHDLDLFTANVRAKLRRYASQLVAVCDEVGDKYGIPVVNKRISVSPIAVVAAPFGPDGMVRVCKALDEAAKEAGVDFLGGFTALVEKGFAKGDRALIEALPEALSQTDRICSSINVASSRSGINMDAVALMGRQILKVAEATADRGGIGCAKLVVFANIPQDVPFMAGAYLGVGEPDVVINVGVSGPGVVKKALDRAREAGHNGKGGPLTLLDMAEVIKRTAYKVTRVGEMIGTEVATRLGIPFGVADLSLAPTPAVGDSVGEIFQSLGLSSIGAPGTTAVLAMLNDAVKKGGAFASSSVGGLSGAFIPVSEDSSIEAAATAGILSLEKLEAMTSVCSVGLDMIAIPGDTPAATISGIIADEMAIGMINHKTTAVRLIPVPGKGVGDEVSFGGLLGKAAIMPVPGGNAEDFIALGGRIPAPIHSLKN